CTGATATTTCTTacatatttcttttattcttttacaTTTAAAATGGACATGCAacattatttcttttattcttttatccATCAAAGAAATTGTACTTGATATGCAAGATTGGACATGCAAcattatttttcaagaaaagcaaCAAGTTACCCAATCATTGTCTACGCCAACAAAGAAGCAGAAGTTTATCTTTGTTGATGCAAAGGTACATGAACATAAATTTTCCATATAAAATTTCTGTTTTACATTATATTCATATTTATACGTAACAAATGCCTTAACATTTTCATTTATGTAATAGTAATCAAAAGTTGAAGGCATTATTTTCAGCCATGACATTCCTAGAGTGGGACTAATCTTGCAAGTATACAAGAAGTACAAGATATCAAATGCTATGGTTAGACCAATCCCCCCCAAATATCAGATAGATGAACTGACAATGCAGTGGATGATCACCAGTAAAACTGTCATTGAAGAGGTAGCTGATGATGAAGATATAATGCCTGTCAAATTTAATTACACTAAATTCAAAGACTCGGCACTGTACATGGATCACAAGGATAAGTCTGTGGGTATGTATACTATATATTAGACACATATTATGCATTGGTAGCTTATAATAGCTTTTATGAGAACATCTTGTTTTGCAGATATGCTAGGCATAGTTATTGAAGCGCTGGAGAACAAAATTGTTACCAAGGATTTTAAAGAATCCATTTCTTTAGAAATTTGTTCTTGTCAATGTGGAgtgaaaattttgtttcttctgccatttccagttttgcactCTCTATTTTTATCTTCTACATATATCTGATACTTTTTAACTAATAATTGATGTTTTGGTGTTAGATCACAAGTTGTGTTGCTTTCTATGTGGGATGATTTCATCAAGAATGAAGCACAACAAATATCGATAAACATGCATAGCTATCCTGTTATTATATGCCAAAGCATTAAAGTTAACAATTACAATAGTAACTCTGCATTACCTTCCTGTTATTTTAAATTACATTTACATAATCATCCGAAACACTGAATTTGCTAAGATAGCATAATGATTTATACTATAGGAGTTACGTTGTCCACATGGTTTGATTCTGCGATCCTGGTTGATCCTTCTTCTATACATGAAGCAAGAGAACTAAAGAACCGGTATTGGTTAATTAGCTATATTATACTTAGTAGTTGTTAAACTGCAGTCAGTTGTTCCCATTACTTTTTCCGTTTACTCTGTTCTAGGGTGATGAGAAATGGCAAGCTACTTGCAACAATCGTTAATGAGAAGAGTTATGTTAAGTATAACCCTGAAATATCGTTCAAAGTAGATCAGAAGATCACCTTAATTTCAAATGTCAGTCCATTACcaattttttccccttctaTGTTATTTAGCACTCTATATGCATATCAACATATAAATTCAAACTCTAACTTATTCCCTTTAGAGTACATGGATGAAGGCACAGTTCTCTTTTCAACACATATTTCAACAATATTGGTATATAAGCTGCAAGAAATGTTGGTGAGGCATAACAGCAGCTTATGAAGTTATTTTTATATGTAATACATGCAAAGAAAAGCATCTTGCCCAGCCTAGATAATTGTTTTAAACTTCACTGGCATATAAACCTTCTTTAATAATTATTTAACAATTGTTTTTATAATGTAATTCTCTgacacttatatatatatttataggtGTCACTTTGATTTGGATTTACGTGATGATTCTGGAGTTATCACAGCTTCTATCTTTGGAGACTAAGTAGAAAAACTTCTGATATTCACTGCTCTTGAGATAATAGAACATTTTAAGCAGGCCTattatcattaaaaaaaatcaaagtatcATTGTTTCATTTTAATTCTTACCAGAAGCCGCACCTAGATTGCAAATATAACCTTCACATCTTTACTcattttctgttttttctttgTCTTTCATGGAACATTGAACTCCCTCTCGAAACTGTCCATAAGGAACTGAAGTCAAAGTAGTTTTTGGTGCATATAAAGCCAATGCAAACTCAAATAGCTGATGCAGGATAGCTCTATACAATTATCTACTATTACGACCTTGTGGATACTACTGATGCTATTCAACCAACAACAGAGTCAAAAATTGACTCTTTGTTAATCGACCTCCAAGTTGATAATGCACAAATGATCACTTTAGGTATGACTGATTCGGTAGCAACATTGTTTATTATTGCTAACATTATCAAAGCTCTAATTCCATTGTTGAAACAATCTTCTCATAGCTTATGAAACTCAAACAAAGATTTTGCTATTCTTCTAATTCTATTATACAATTGGACAGATGTTGATTCAACACAATTCGATATAATGTATATCTAAATAAATTATACTTTTGTAAACTAAAACTGTTGATGGCATAGGAACTACAACTGTTGCAGAAAACAAAATAGCTTCAAAAGCTTACCTTTGCCTTTCTGAAAAATTTGATCTCTCGCATGAAACAGGTAGAGATTCCTCCCAAACTGCAGGCGAAAGTTCCAAGAAGAAACCAAAAATTAATAAGActgttctctttcctttttgaATTGACAGACATAGCTACCTGAGTCCACTGTATGTTGcggttatttatttttttgtacaGCAACTTATTGTGATACAATAGCTATGCTATCAGCAGCTCATTTTTGAAACTCGCTGCTTGATCAAGACAACTTTTGCTTAGTTTGTAACTTTATAGCTAAGCATTTTACTGCCATTTAACCTTGTTGTGTTATTCATTCATTACATCTTAATCAGATTAAAGTCATCCTACCATTAAATCAACCATGCTCAATAGAATTTGAATTCTCGATAAAGTTCTGCCATCACTTATCCAATTTGATCTTTAAGTCATTTCCTAGGTCTGCTTCTACTCATGAATTAGATTTACTCACTAGCCATACACTTGTAAAATTAACATTCACTGAATGTAAAACATGTCCTATCAATTGCATCAAATACCTCTCTTCACCTAGAGTTACTAATACATGTAAAGTACTCTTCACTGCTTGCACATCTTACATTAGTTGtaaatgaattaattattattaattaataGTATAAAATACATGTCTTTTCTGTTCCACTCATtctttatatatacatattgtTGTCTCCGTGAAATAGCGCATGATATAGTAAACTCATACACAACTTCAAAAAAAGATCTTTTCTACTGATTTCTTTTATTATATATTGACAACTTAGACTTATCAAAAACTAGGCTCACCAGCTATTCACATTCATAtatttatcattttcttttccaagcTATTACTTTAGCATTAAATTGTCAAAAATTTCTCATGAGCTAGAATTAAAAGCTTAATGGCAACAGAAAGTATTATCCCTATAGATTACTCTCATATGACAAGCAATGCTCCTCAAACATATTACTTTCTTATCAAATGAAAAGACAGGACAGGTAACAATTTTTCCCTACAATTTAGCTgttcttttatctttcattGTCAAGTCAACATTCAAGCATGAACTTATTCTGTTACACGCAGATTCTGTTAGGTTTTAGGGACACTATGCaacggaaaaataaaaatttttccctAAAACTATCCAGGAATCACCCTAGATTTTATGTATGATGCATTAAAAGGAGGGTTATAGGATTACCTTAATCCTTGCGGCGTCTCCCTGTAGTGTTGTTGAGGATGGTCAGCCCTTGAGCAGTCCAGCCGTCCTGCCTCTACTGATATCCACGCTAGAACAACCCTGGGTCGTCTCACGAACTATGTATTGAAGAGCAAGAAAAAGTTGCTAGCCCTTCTTGCTCTTATTCGAAGTATGTAACGCTCACAGACTCTCCCTTTTGCCTTTTTGGTTACCTTCACCCTCAAAGCACATCCTCTATCTCTCCCTTAGGAGttaaaaggagagagagagataataAGATAGAATGATGAGTCTTGCTGTCTGATTCAAAATCAAACGATAAGACTTCTCATCACACAAGACTCTATCTATCAGTTATCTGACAGATAAGAGATAATCGTTCACTCTTATCTACTCAAATAGGCTgggatttattttcttttaaaattaaacccCGATAATTTACATAGTTTTAATCCAGGATTAAATCTCTATTGCGTGTGACCCAATAGGTCCCGAATAAATTGGTAATAATTATGGTTtaataattagataaaataaacgactttattttatcataacttATAATAAAACATCAATCCATAATTCTAGACCACGAGCGGTGTCTAGCAACACATCGTGATTGCCCAATTCCTCGGAATTAGTCAAGGGAATTTGACCTAACCTTTCCGTGAAAAATTACCGTATAATTATTATCCTTTCACCAAAGCTATCCAATTAGTCAGGAATGAGGAATAAGTGCCAATTCCCTGATGACTAATTAAGTTTTTCTAGTTCCCGAAATTTACCCTGAATTAGGTTAAATTGAAGACATTCTTCAATTTATCTAATAGTCgactttagggttaattttcTACTAGTGGCCATCCGGATATCAACTCCTTCTATCAGAGTGGTAAATTCTATCTTGATCACCCATTTTCTTTACGTGCTTCACACTACATCCAACTTCTACATTTTAAGGTACTCATGAAGAGTAACAAGTAATTAGAGTCAAAATGCAGTGATTCACACTCAAGATACTATGGTGATCTCAAGTCGTAGGATCACTTACACAATTTTTTACTAGAGatacaccattggcactagataGATATCCTAACGGGATCTTTAAACGGATCACTCCAATGCATTTGAACTCttcaaatcatctacacattagcCTAGATATCTTTATACCATGGTTGATGAGAACAACCACTAATTACCTTAATCAGAGGCTAACTGTGTACTAGTTTTACCGTACTAAAGATGTCCTATTTCATTAGTACTATAACTAGGGAATTCtaagaatattactataaatgCGATTGATATCTCATGGTCACCAACTCTTGTGACTACCATCACATCAGTAAATATTCTAAGGACTTTATCGGTTATAACTAATAGTTAACAGATAAATAAGaagttattaaaatacaaaacatataataaggaatgcataaaataaaacaaatacattgttttagggcatacactccaacaatctcccacttgcactaaaacatattttccaTGTTTTCCATCCCATAAGATAATACATGACTATCATGCTTCTTTTGAGAAAGGACTTTAGTGAGAGGATCAGCTATGTTATCCTCTGTGGAGACTCTCTCTATCTTTACATCATTCCTAGCAACGATTTCTCTAATCAAGTGAAATCTTCTAAGCACATGTTTGGATCGCTGATGAGACCTGGGTTCCTTGGCTTGAGCTATAGCCCCATTGTTATCACAGTACAAAGTGACCGGATCAACAATGGTTGGAATCACACCAAGTTCAGTTACGAACTTCTTGATCCAAACTGCTTCCTTAGCTGCTTCGGCGGCCGCAATGTACTCAGCCTCTGTTGTAGAATCTGCTGTGGTgtcttgtttggaactcttccAACAGACGGCACCTCCATTACGAGTAAAAATGAAGCCTGACTGTGATTTACAATCATCCTTATCTGATTGAAAACTCGTATCCGTATAGCCTTTGAGTTCTAACTCACCTTTTCCATATATTAAGAACAAATCTTTGGTCCTTCTTAAGTAGTTAAGAATGTTCTTAACGGCTGTCCAATGACCCTCACCTGGATTAGCCTGAAATCTGCTTGTGACACTCAGAGCATATGAGACATCAGGTCTTGTACATAACATAGCATACATAATTGATCCAATTGCTGAAGCATATGGAACAGTATGCATCTTATCAGTCTCAACTTGTGTCCTTGGACACATATTTTTAGAAAGGCTTATACCATGAGTCATAGGTAAATTACCCCTCTTAGACTGATCCATGCTAAACCTTTTTAGCACTTTTTCTATGTACGTAGATTGTGAAAGACCTAGTAGCCTTTTAGTTCTATCCCTCTAGATCTTAATGCCTAATATATAGGCCGCTTCTCCTAAATCTTTCATGGAAAAGTTCTTCGACAACCAACCCTTTACCTATTGTAACATCGGTATGTTGTTTCCCATTATTAATATGTCATCTACATATAGAATAAGGAAAACAATCGAACTCCCACTAACCTTC
This Coffea arabica cultivar ET-39 chromosome 3e, Coffea Arabica ET-39 HiFi, whole genome shotgun sequence DNA region includes the following protein-coding sequences:
- the LOC140038417 gene encoding secreted RxLR effector protein 161-like, producing the protein MDQSKRGNLPMTHGISLSKNMCPRTQVETDKMHTVPYASAIGSIMYAMLCTRPDVSYALSVTSRFQANPGEGHWTAVKNILNYLRRTKDLFLIYGKGELELKGYTDTSFQSDKDDCKSQSGFIFTRNGGAVCWKSSKQDTTADSTTEAEYIAAAEAAKEAVWIKKFVTELGVIPTIVDPVTLYCDNNGAIAQAKEPRSHQRSKHVLRRFHLIREIVARNDVKIERVSTEDNIADPLTKVLSQKKHDSHVLSYGMENMENMF